A genomic segment from Candidatus Zixiibacteriota bacterium encodes:
- a CDS encoding MFS transporter: MKTPAVIFRREVLSWSLYDFANTIYSMNILSLYFKRWVVEDLGRDGLYYDIAYSLSMLLVGLIMPALGAFSDHSHKKKLFLLLFTLFCCISIGIIPLLPATLFLVLIIVFGLSNFFYEGGMVFYNSLLYSVADGPNARFVSGFGVAIGYLGAIFGMIFVLPAVTGNIFGIHIPGIEGTGKTGAFLPTAIFFFLFALPTFIWVKEKTGLPDHKVEIKKAYREVWEGIKDTRKYPGVLRFLIADYFFEDAVATVILNMGIFSSIVLGFSDADLTIFLIISTISAMAGSYLIGRFSRNASLKHMMNVIISGWLVVLLLFAFVQDRMLIYVLGSMMGALLGGLWTISRPLLAEMVPRGELGRFFGLYSLSGRAAAVLGPVVWGIIVYLFNPARPLGKGMVSLLGLSQPAADKLPYRLAVISLVIMMSIGLFIFRKLPGHKG; this comes from the coding sequence TTGAAAACTCCCGCCGTCATCTTTCGCAGAGAGGTCCTTAGCTGGTCGCTCTACGACTTCGCCAATACCATCTATTCGATGAATATCCTCTCGCTTTATTTCAAGCGCTGGGTGGTCGAGGACCTCGGCCGCGATGGCCTGTACTATGATATCGCCTATTCGCTCTCGATGCTTCTGGTCGGCCTCATCATGCCGGCGCTCGGAGCGTTTTCCGACCATTCTCATAAGAAGAAACTCTTTCTGCTTCTCTTCACCCTGTTCTGCTGCATCTCGATCGGTATCATACCGCTCCTTCCGGCAACATTATTTCTTGTCTTAATAATAGTCTTCGGCCTGTCGAATTTCTTCTATGAAGGAGGAATGGTCTTCTATAATTCCCTTCTTTATTCGGTGGCCGATGGTCCCAATGCCCGGTTCGTCTCCGGTTTCGGCGTCGCCATCGGTTATCTCGGTGCTATCTTCGGCATGATCTTTGTCCTCCCGGCGGTGACCGGGAATATCTTCGGAATTCATATCCCCGGAATAGAAGGTACCGGCAAGACCGGCGCTTTCCTGCCGACAGCCATCTTTTTCTTCCTTTTTGCCCTGCCGACTTTTATCTGGGTCAAAGAGAAGACCGGCCTGCCCGATCACAAAGTGGAAATTAAAAAAGCTTACCGCGAGGTCTGGGAGGGTATCAAAGACACTCGGAAATATCCCGGCGTTCTTCGTTTCCTGATTGCCGACTATTTCTTCGAGGATGCTGTCGCCACCGTCATCCTGAATATGGGCATTTTCTCCTCCATAGTGCTCGGTTTTTCCGATGCCGATCTGACCATTTTCCTAATCATTTCCACGATCTCCGCCATGGCCGGTTCATACCTTATTGGAAGGTTTTCACGGAACGCCAGCTTGAAGCACATGATGAATGTCATAATATCCGGCTGGCTGGTGGTCCTTTTATTATTTGCCTTCGTTCAGGACAGGATGCTGATTTACGTTCTTGGTTCGATGATGGGCGCGCTTCTCGGCGGACTCTGGACTATCTCCCGCCCCCTTCTGGCCGAAATGGTCCCCCGGGGAGAGCTGGGACGGTTTTTTGGCCTTTATTCTCTTTCCGGCCGGGCGGCCGCAGTGCTCGGCCCGGTGGTATGGGGAATCATCGTTTATCTTTTCAACCCGGCTCGCCCGCTGGGAAAAGGAATGGTGTCGCTGTTGGGCCTTTCCCAGCCGGCCGCAGACAAACTTCCTTATCGCCTGGCCGTAATCTCATTAGTAATTATGATGAGTATCGGTTTATTCATTTTCCGAAAACTTCCCGGACACAAGGGATAG
- a CDS encoding HDIG domain-containing protein produces the protein MDRNTALALMEAKITNKNLRKHILSVEAGMIRLAEHFGEDQNLWGLTGLLHDLDYDVTVKQPEKHTFITEDWLKEFSLPPEMIYAIHCHPGHAVCRTRLDWALYATDPATGFLVACALMHPSKKLVNIDAEFMLRRFKEKRFAAGATRENIAACSNLGLELPDFLLLIRDGMLTISDILEL, from the coding sequence TTACCAATAAGAATCTCCGAAAGCATATCCTTTCCGTCGAAGCCGGGATGATTCGTCTGGCGGAGCATTTCGGCGAGGATCAAAATCTCTGGGGCCTGACCGGTCTTCTGCATGACCTCGACTACGATGTTACCGTCAAACAGCCGGAGAAACACACTTTCATCACCGAGGACTGGCTCAAGGAATTTTCGTTGCCGCCGGAAATGATTTATGCTATCCACTGCCACCCCGGTCATGCCGTATGCCGCACGCGGCTTGATTGGGCCTTGTACGCCACCGATCCCGCCACCGGTTTTCTGGTCGCCTGCGCTCTCATGCATCCCTCAAAGAAACTGGTCAATATTGATGCCGAATTCATGCTGCGTCGCTTCAAGGAAAAACGATTTGCCGCCGGCGCCACCCGCGAAAATATCGCCGCCTGCTCCAATCTCGGATTGGAATTGCCCGATTTTCTGCTTCTGATTCGAGACGGAATGTTAACCATTTCTGATATTCTGGAACTTTGA
- a CDS encoding histidinol-phosphatase translates to MLGSAKYHEYKGCIHIHTTDSDGTKTIDEVAEIAGSAGLDFILVSDHMILKSREAGKEGFYKNTLVLVGYEHNDREDCNHYLLFETNRVLPADMTPQEYVAEGKLQGALGIIAHPDEIRPRLGKYPSYPWLAWDAQGYDGIEIWNQMSEWMENLKPYNKIKMVFSPRRFMRSPTDRILQKWDELSRRRKVAGLAAIDVHGYPYRMGPFRITIFPYKVQFKSLRTHILLTEKLSRDLTVARRQLYDAIRDCRLFVSNYRWGEASGFEFYGHRGGEWVICGGTLSSFEGALLLTHTPEKGIIRLIGNGRIMAESKGDKLEFAPSENGI, encoded by the coding sequence ATGCTTGGCAGTGCCAAATATCACGAATATAAAGGCTGCATACACATTCATACTACTGATTCCGATGGTACCAAAACCATCGATGAAGTCGCCGAAATCGCCGGCTCGGCGGGCCTGGATTTTATCCTGGTCTCCGACCATATGATCCTTAAGTCACGCGAAGCGGGCAAAGAAGGCTTCTATAAGAACACTCTGGTTCTGGTGGGATATGAACATAACGATCGGGAAGACTGCAACCATTATCTTCTCTTTGAAACCAATCGGGTGCTTCCGGCCGACATGACCCCTCAGGAATATGTGGCGGAGGGGAAATTGCAGGGGGCCCTGGGTATAATCGCGCATCCCGATGAAATTCGTCCCCGGCTGGGGAAATACCCATCCTATCCCTGGCTGGCCTGGGATGCCCAGGGGTACGATGGCATTGAAATATGGAATCAGATGTCGGAATGGATGGAGAACCTCAAACCATACAATAAAATAAAAATGGTCTTCTCACCCCGCCGTTTTATGCGCTCGCCAACCGACCGAATTCTCCAAAAGTGGGATGAACTCAGCCGCCGGCGCAAGGTGGCCGGACTGGCAGCGATTGATGTCCATGGCTATCCTTACCGAATGGGACCTTTCCGCATCACCATTTTCCCTTACAAAGTCCAGTTCAAATCCTTGCGCACACACATTCTCCTCACCGAGAAGCTCTCCAGAGACCTGACTGTCGCCCGCCGCCAGTTGTATGATGCAATCCGCGATTGCCGCCTTTTCGTTTCCAATTACCGCTGGGGCGAAGCCTCCGGCTTCGAATTCTATGGCCACCGCGGCGGCGAATGGGTCATTTGCGGCGGAACTCTATCCTCTTTTGAAGGCGCCCTGCTGCTGACCCATACCCCCGAGAAGGGAATCATCCGGCTGATCGGCAACGGGCGTATCATGGCCGAATCAAAAGGAGATAAGCTCGAATTTGCTCCGTCCGAGAATGGAATCTAA